A window of the Mesorhizobium opportunistum WSM2075 genome harbors these coding sequences:
- the hydA gene encoding dihydropyrimidinase, producing MTKVIKNGTVVTADRTWKADVLFSHGKIVAIGSDLHGDHEYDATGCYIMPGGIDPHTHLEMPFMGTYSADDFESGTRAALAGGTTMVVDFCLPAPQQSLLEALQMWDNKTSKASCDYSFHMAVTWWSKQVFDEMATVVDKGITSFKHFMAYKGALMVDDDEMYASFQRCADLGALPLVHAENGDVVAALSQKLLAAGNNGPEGHAYSRPPEVEGEATNRAIMIADMAGVPLYVVHVSCEQSHEAIRRARQKGMRVFGEPLIQHLTLDESEYFNKDWDHAARRVMSPPFRNKLHQDSLWAGLQAGSLQVVATDHCAFTTKQKRNGVGDFTKIPNGTGGLEDRMPVLWTKGVNTGRLTMNEFVAVTSTNIAKILNMYPRKGAIVEGADADIVVWDPKRKKTISSKKQQSVIDYNVFEGVEATGLPRFVFSRGELSIEEAEVKAKPGHGQFVGREPNAAVNRALSTWKDITAPRKVERSGIPATGV from the coding sequence ATGACCAAAGTCATCAAGAACGGCACCGTCGTCACCGCCGACCGCACCTGGAAGGCCGACGTGCTGTTCAGCCACGGCAAGATCGTCGCCATCGGCTCGGATCTGCATGGCGACCACGAGTATGACGCCACCGGCTGCTACATCATGCCGGGCGGCATCGATCCGCACACCCATCTCGAAATGCCGTTCATGGGCACCTATTCGGCCGACGATTTCGAATCCGGCACGCGGGCCGCCCTTGCCGGCGGGACCACCATGGTGGTCGATTTCTGCCTGCCGGCGCCGCAGCAATCGCTGCTCGAAGCCCTGCAGATGTGGGACAACAAGACCTCGAAAGCGTCCTGCGACTACTCCTTCCACATGGCGGTCACCTGGTGGAGCAAGCAGGTGTTCGACGAAATGGCAACCGTCGTCGACAAGGGCATCACCTCGTTCAAGCACTTCATGGCCTACAAGGGCGCGCTGATGGTGGATGACGATGAGATGTACGCGTCGTTCCAGCGTTGCGCCGACCTCGGCGCGCTGCCGCTGGTGCACGCCGAGAATGGCGATGTGGTCGCGGCCCTTTCGCAGAAGCTGCTGGCTGCCGGCAACAATGGCCCCGAGGGTCACGCCTATTCGCGTCCGCCGGAAGTGGAAGGCGAGGCGACCAACCGTGCCATCATGATCGCCGACATGGCCGGCGTGCCGCTTTACGTCGTGCATGTCTCGTGCGAGCAGAGCCACGAGGCCATCCGCCGGGCGCGCCAGAAGGGCATGCGGGTGTTCGGCGAACCGCTGATCCAGCACCTGACGCTGGACGAGAGCGAGTATTTCAACAAGGACTGGGACCATGCGGCGCGCCGCGTGATGAGCCCGCCCTTCCGCAACAAACTGCACCAGGATTCGCTGTGGGCCGGCCTGCAGGCAGGCTCACTGCAAGTGGTGGCGACCGACCATTGCGCTTTCACCACCAAGCAGAAACGCAACGGCGTCGGCGATTTCACCAAGATTCCGAACGGCACCGGCGGCCTCGAGGATCGCATGCCGGTGCTGTGGACCAAGGGCGTCAACACCGGGCGGCTGACGATGAACGAGTTCGTCGCGGTGACCTCGACCAACATCGCCAAGATCCTCAACATGTACCCGAGGAAGGGCGCCATCGTCGAAGGCGCGGATGCCGACATCGTCGTCTGGGATCCGAAGCGCAAAAAGACGATTTCCTCGAAGAAGCAGCAGTCCGTCATCGACTACAACGTGTTCGAAGGCGTCGAGGCGACCGGCCTGCCGCGCTTCGTGTTCTCGCGCGGCGAACTGTCGATCGAGGAGGCCGAGGTCAAGGCCAAGCCCGGCCATGGCCAATTCGTCGGCCGTGAGCCCAACGCGGCGGTCAACCGCGCGCTGTCGACGTGGAAGGACATCACCGCGCCGCGCAAGGTGGAACGGTCAGGCATCCCGGCGACGGGGGTCTGA
- a CDS encoding ABC transporter permease has translation MDTFRDKLIPVTSILLGVVVLWYVFAVILNAPFQRDLDSRANQTPGTVEFIGKTLAQPKPTLPAPHQVAVNFFENTFLRPITSNRSLVYNAWVTLSSTLLGFAFGTALGIIIAVGIVHMATLDRSLMPWIIASQTIPILAVAPMIIVVLAAVGITGLIPKAMISTYLSFFPVTVGMVKGLRSPEIMHLDLMHTYNASASQTFWKLRVPASVPFLFTSMKVAVAASLVGAIVGELPTGAVAGIGAKLLAGAYYSQSIDIWSALVAGSIVAALLVMVVGIAGRLVDRAMGGRPA, from the coding sequence ATGGACACCTTCCGCGACAAGCTCATCCCCGTGACCTCGATCCTCTTGGGCGTGGTCGTGCTCTGGTACGTCTTTGCCGTCATCCTCAATGCGCCGTTCCAGCGCGATCTCGATAGCCGTGCCAACCAAACCCCCGGCACCGTCGAATTCATCGGCAAGACGCTGGCGCAGCCGAAGCCGACGCTGCCGGCGCCGCATCAGGTGGCGGTGAATTTCTTCGAAAACACTTTTCTGCGGCCCATCACGTCGAACCGCAGCCTCGTCTATAATGCCTGGGTGACGCTGTCCTCGACGCTGCTCGGCTTTGCCTTCGGCACCGCGCTCGGCATCATCATCGCCGTCGGCATCGTGCATATGGCGACGCTCGACCGCAGCCTGATGCCGTGGATCATCGCCTCGCAAACGATTCCGATCCTGGCGGTGGCGCCGATGATCATCGTCGTTCTGGCGGCGGTCGGCATCACCGGACTAATCCCGAAGGCGATGATCTCGACCTATCTGTCCTTCTTCCCGGTGACGGTGGGCATGGTGAAGGGACTGCGCTCGCCCGAGATCATGCATCTCGACCTCATGCACACCTACAATGCCAGTGCCTCGCAGACCTTCTGGAAACTGCGCGTGCCGGCCTCGGTGCCGTTCCTGTTCACCTCGATGAAGGTGGCGGTGGCGGCAAGCCTGGTCGGCGCAATCGTCGGCGAACTGCCGACCGGTGCGGTCGCGGGCATCGGCGCCAAGCTGCTCGCCGGCGCCTATTACAGCCAGTCGATCGACATCTGGTCGGCGCTGGTTGCCGGTTCGATCGTGGCGGCACTTCTGGTCATGGTGGTCGGCATTGCCGGACGCCTCGTCGATCGCGCCATGGGCGGGAGGCCGGCATGA
- a CDS encoding ABC transporter ATP-binding protein: MTGISPAVVAASKLGLTFQTNDGPVQALSNVDLTIGKGEFVSFIGPSGCGKTTLLRVIADLEKPTSGTISVNGMTAEQAREKRAYGYVFQAAALFPWRTIERNVALPLEIMGLSKAEQGERIKRTLDLVNLAGFEKKYPWQLSGGMQQRASIARALAFDADLLLMDEPFGALDEIVRDHLNEQLLELWARTDKTICFVTHSIPEAVYLSTRIVVMSPRPGRVSDIIESTLPKERPLDIRETPEFLAIAARVRDGLRAGHSYDD, translated from the coding sequence ATGACAGGGATTTCGCCAGCCGTCGTCGCGGCAAGCAAACTTGGCCTCACGTTCCAGACCAATGACGGACCAGTCCAGGCGCTGTCCAATGTCGACCTGACCATCGGCAAGGGCGAGTTCGTCTCCTTCATCGGGCCGTCGGGCTGCGGCAAGACCACCTTGCTGCGCGTCATCGCGGACCTGGAGAAGCCGACCTCGGGAACGATCTCGGTCAACGGCATGACAGCAGAACAGGCGCGCGAGAAACGCGCCTATGGCTACGTCTTCCAGGCCGCCGCCCTGTTTCCCTGGCGCACCATCGAGCGCAACGTCGCGCTGCCGCTCGAGATCATGGGTCTGTCCAAGGCCGAGCAGGGCGAACGGATCAAGCGCACGCTCGACCTCGTCAACCTCGCGGGTTTCGAGAAGAAATATCCCTGGCAGCTGTCCGGCGGCATGCAGCAGCGCGCCTCGATCGCCCGCGCGCTGGCCTTCGACGCCGACCTGCTCTTGATGGACGAGCCGTTCGGCGCGCTGGACGAGATCGTGCGCGACCACCTCAACGAGCAATTGCTGGAGCTATGGGCGCGCACCGACAAGACCATCTGCTTCGTCACCCACTCCATTCCTGAAGCCGTCTACCTGTCGACACGGATCGTCGTCATGTCGCCGCGACCGGGCCGGGTCAGCGACATCATCGAATCGACGCTGCCGAAGGAGCGGCCGCTCGACATCCGCGAGACGCCGGAATTCCTGGCGATTGCCGCGCGCGTCCGCGATGGCTTGAGGGCAGGGCACAGCTATGATGATTGA
- a CDS encoding Zn-dependent hydrolase, with amino-acid sequence MAAPGENLRINSDRLWDSIMEMAKIGPGIAGGNNRQTVTDEDGEGRHLFKRWCDAAGLDMGVDEMGTMFARREGTDPSLPPVYVGSHLDTQPTGGKYDGVLGVLGGLEIVRSLNDLGIKTKHPIVVTNWTNEEGARFAPAMMASGVFAGVLDQADVYEHTDKNGKKFGEELERIGWKGSEKVGDRKIHAFFELHIEQGPILEDEDIDIGVVTHGQGLKWLQVTLTGKEAHTGSTPMPKRRNAGLGMARVIELVHEIAMDYQPDAVGAVGHMEVYPNSRNIIAGRTVFTIDVRSPEKEVLDAMDGRIREGIETICDALDIQYKIEQVGHFDPVTFDAGCVKAIRDAADRLGYTHRNIVSGAGHDACWINRVAPTAMVMCPCVDGLSHNEAEEITKEWASAGADVLFHAVVETAVIVE; translated from the coding sequence ATGGCCGCACCCGGCGAGAATCTGCGAATCAATTCAGACCGTTTGTGGGATTCGATCATGGAGATGGCGAAGATCGGTCCCGGCATTGCCGGCGGCAATAATCGCCAGACCGTGACCGACGAGGACGGCGAGGGCCGGCACCTGTTCAAGCGCTGGTGCGATGCGGCCGGGCTCGACATGGGCGTCGACGAGATGGGCACGATGTTTGCCCGCCGCGAAGGCACCGACCCCAGCCTGCCGCCGGTCTATGTCGGCAGCCATCTCGACACGCAGCCGACCGGTGGCAAGTATGACGGCGTGCTCGGCGTGCTCGGCGGCCTGGAGATCGTGCGTTCGCTCAACGATCTCGGCATCAAGACCAAACATCCGATCGTCGTCACCAACTGGACCAACGAGGAAGGCGCTCGCTTCGCGCCGGCGATGATGGCATCCGGCGTGTTCGCCGGCGTGCTCGACCAGGCCGACGTCTACGAGCACACGGACAAGAACGGCAAGAAATTCGGCGAGGAGCTGGAGCGCATCGGCTGGAAGGGTTCGGAGAAGGTTGGCGATCGCAAGATCCACGCCTTTTTCGAATTGCATATCGAGCAAGGCCCGATCCTCGAAGACGAGGATATCGACATCGGCGTCGTCACCCACGGTCAGGGGCTGAAATGGCTGCAGGTGACGCTGACCGGCAAGGAGGCGCATACCGGCTCGACGCCGATGCCCAAGCGCCGCAATGCCGGGCTCGGCATGGCCCGGGTGATCGAACTGGTGCACGAGATCGCCATGGACTACCAGCCCGACGCCGTCGGCGCGGTCGGCCATATGGAAGTCTATCCCAATTCGCGCAACATCATCGCCGGACGCACCGTTTTCACCATCGATGTCCGCTCGCCGGAGAAGGAAGTGCTCGACGCCATGGATGGCCGTATCCGCGAAGGCATCGAGACGATCTGCGATGCGCTCGACATCCAGTACAAGATCGAGCAGGTCGGCCATTTCGATCCGGTGACCTTCGATGCCGGCTGCGTCAAGGCAATCCGCGATGCCGCCGACCGGCTCGGCTATACGCACCGCAACATCGTCTCCGGCGCCGGCCACGACGCCTGCTGGATCAACCGCGTCGCTCCGACCGCCATGGTGATGTGCCCCTGCGTTGATGGGTTGAGCCACAACGAGGCCGAGGAGATCACCAAGGAATGGGCCTCGGCGGGTGCCGACGTGCTGTTCCATGCGGTGGTGGAGACGGCTGTCATCGTGGAGTGA
- a CDS encoding cupin domain-containing protein, which produces MSPKPTCHLIRPESTYEGKQGLTYFAGIATESVGSSGICMHVLTMPPGARAKAHLHENHETAIYVLSGEVHTWYGDRLEHHIVAKAGDLFYIPPGVPHLPANLSNAPSSAVIARTDPNEQESVVLLPELDALVA; this is translated from the coding sequence ATGTCGCCCAAACCCACTTGTCATCTTATCCGCCCTGAAAGCACTTATGAAGGCAAGCAGGGTTTGACCTATTTCGCCGGTATTGCAACGGAGTCGGTAGGCTCCTCCGGCATCTGCATGCATGTGCTCACCATGCCGCCCGGCGCTCGCGCCAAGGCCCATCTGCACGAGAACCATGAAACGGCGATCTACGTGCTCTCCGGCGAGGTCCATACCTGGTACGGCGACAGGCTCGAACATCACATCGTCGCCAAGGCCGGCGACCTCTTCTACATCCCGCCCGGCGTGCCGCATCTTCCGGCCAATCTGAGCAACGCGCCGTCTTCGGCGGTCATTGCCCGCACCGATCCCAATGAACAGGAAAGCGTCGTCCTGCTGCCGGAACTGGATGCGCTGGTCGCCTGA
- a CDS encoding TetR family transcriptional regulator C-terminal domain-containing protein has product MNTGTEAPRRTRIQQEKRELILEAALEVFSTNGFRGSTIDQIAEAAGMSKPNLLYYFRRKEDIHETLMQRLLDTWLAPLRELDDIGDPMTELRSYIRRKLEMARDFPRESRLFANEILQGAPRIMPLLAGELKTLVDEKAAVIKGWMRAGKIARTDPWHLIFSIWATTQHYADFDVQVRAVLGPNRGGDGRFEDAARFLEQLFLEGLKPKG; this is encoded by the coding sequence GTGAACACCGGCACGGAAGCCCCTCGCCGCACCCGCATACAGCAGGAAAAGCGCGAACTTATCCTCGAGGCAGCCCTCGAGGTGTTCTCCACCAACGGTTTCCGTGGCTCGACCATCGACCAGATCGCTGAAGCCGCGGGCATGTCGAAGCCCAACCTGCTCTATTATTTCCGCCGCAAGGAAGACATTCACGAGACGCTGATGCAGCGCCTGCTCGACACATGGCTGGCGCCGCTCAGGGAACTCGACGACATCGGCGATCCGATGACGGAACTCAGGAGCTACATCAGGCGCAAACTGGAGATGGCGCGCGATTTTCCGCGCGAGAGCCGGCTATTCGCCAACGAGATCCTGCAAGGCGCGCCGCGCATCATGCCGCTGCTGGCCGGCGAGCTGAAGACGCTGGTCGACGAGAAGGCCGCCGTCATCAAGGGCTGGATGCGCGCCGGCAAGATCGCCAGGACCGATCCCTGGCACCTGATTTTCTCGATCTGGGCAACCACGCAGCACTACGCCGATTTCGACGTCCAGGTCCGTGCCGTGCTCGGCCCGAACCGTGGCGGCGACGGCCGCTTCGAGGATGCGGCGAGGTTCCTGGAGCAATTGTTTCTCGAAGGACTGAAGCCGAAGGGCTGA
- a CDS encoding aspartate aminotransferase family protein, translating into MSNRLKVTPNDLSAFWMPFTANRQFKQAPRMFVSAKDMHYTTSDGRKVLDGTAGLWCVNAGHCRPKITEAIQHQAAELDYAPAFQMGHPIVFELANRLVDIAPKGMDHVFFTNSGSESVETALKMAIAYHRVKGEGSRTRLIGRERGYHGVNFGGISVGGIVTNRKMFGTLLGGVDHMPHTHLPEKNAFSKGVPEYGAELANELERIVTLHDASTIAAVIVEPVAGSTGVILPPKGYLEKLREICTKHGILLIFDEVITGFGRLGAPFAADYFGVTPDIMTTAKGVSNGVIPMGAVFVKKEIHDAFMTGPEHMIEFFHGYTYSGNPVACAAALGTLDTYKEEGLLTRGEELAPYWEDALHSLKGEPHVIDIRNIGLIGAIELAPIAGSPTKRAFSAFVKAFERGALIRTTGDIIALSPPLIITKGQINELIDHVREVLRSID; encoded by the coding sequence ATGTCCAACCGGCTGAAAGTCACGCCGAACGATCTCAGCGCATTCTGGATGCCGTTCACGGCAAACCGGCAGTTCAAGCAGGCGCCACGCATGTTCGTGTCCGCCAAGGACATGCACTATACGACCAGCGATGGCCGCAAGGTGCTGGACGGCACCGCGGGCCTCTGGTGCGTCAATGCCGGCCACTGCCGGCCGAAGATCACCGAGGCGATCCAGCATCAGGCCGCCGAGCTCGATTATGCGCCGGCCTTCCAGATGGGCCATCCGATCGTGTTCGAACTGGCCAACCGGCTCGTCGACATCGCGCCCAAGGGCATGGATCATGTGTTCTTCACCAATTCCGGTTCGGAATCGGTCGAGACCGCGCTGAAAATGGCGATCGCCTATCACCGGGTGAAGGGCGAGGGCTCGCGCACCCGCCTGATCGGCCGCGAACGCGGCTATCACGGCGTCAATTTCGGCGGCATTTCGGTCGGCGGGATCGTCACCAACCGCAAGATGTTCGGCACGCTGCTCGGTGGCGTCGACCACATGCCGCACACCCATTTGCCGGAGAAGAACGCCTTCTCGAAGGGTGTGCCGGAATATGGCGCGGAGCTCGCCAACGAACTGGAGCGCATCGTTACGCTGCATGACGCTTCGACCATCGCCGCCGTCATCGTCGAGCCGGTTGCCGGTTCCACCGGCGTCATCCTGCCGCCCAAGGGCTACCTCGAGAAGCTTCGCGAAATCTGCACCAAGCACGGCATCCTGTTGATCTTCGACGAGGTCATCACCGGTTTCGGCCGTCTCGGCGCGCCGTTCGCCGCCGATTATTTCGGCGTCACGCCCGACATCATGACCACTGCCAAGGGCGTCTCCAACGGCGTCATCCCGATGGGCGCGGTGTTCGTGAAGAAGGAAATCCACGACGCCTTCATGACCGGCCCGGAGCACATGATCGAGTTCTTCCACGGCTACACCTATTCGGGCAATCCGGTCGCCTGCGCCGCCGCACTCGGCACGCTCGACACCTACAAGGAAGAGGGGCTGCTGACCCGCGGCGAGGAACTGGCACCCTATTGGGAAGATGCGCTGCATTCGCTGAAGGGCGAGCCGCATGTCATCGACATCAGGAATATCGGCCTGATCGGCGCGATCGAATTGGCGCCCATCGCCGGCAGCCCGACCAAGCGGGCCTTCTCGGCCTTCGTCAAGGCGTTCGAGCGCGGCGCGCTGATCCGCACCACCGGCGATATCATCGCACTGTCGCCGCCGCTGATCATCACCAAGGGCCAGATCAACGAACTGATCGACCATGTGCGCGAAGTGCTGAGGTCGATAGATTGA
- a CDS encoding helix-turn-helix transcriptional regulator codes for MDAPLHSAEDSRRRELGAFLRSRRERLTPSATGIATGLRRRTPGLRREEVAMIAGVGTTWYTWLEQGRDVRPSVEVLTALSEALRLDAIEKRHLFILAGRQQPERRVAAPEKVDAALLHMLQSLVLQPAYVVGRRWDVLAWNPAAVAVFGDYGLLEGDARNIVHMVFTNPHHRRLLVDWEELARVVLASFRAESAKYVGDPDFDRLIALMMRSSPEFRDWWPRRDVARRLTGLKHVRHPTAGAMAFEHMSLSIDDGSDMRLVVYTPLAEQNSVAKLQTLLDALPAERRSA; via the coding sequence ATGGATGCTCCCTTACATTCCGCTGAAGACAGCCGCCGGCGCGAGCTTGGCGCCTTCCTGCGTTCGCGCCGAGAAAGGCTGACGCCGTCGGCAACGGGCATCGCCACGGGCCTCAGGCGTCGCACGCCGGGCCTGCGTCGCGAGGAGGTGGCGATGATCGCCGGCGTCGGCACGACCTGGTACACCTGGCTGGAACAGGGCAGGGACGTCAGGCCCTCGGTCGAGGTGCTGACCGCGCTGAGCGAGGCGTTGCGCCTCGACGCCATCGAGAAGCGCCATCTGTTCATCCTTGCCGGCCGCCAACAGCCGGAGCGCCGCGTGGCCGCACCGGAAAAGGTCGATGCCGCCTTGCTGCACATGCTGCAGAGCCTTGTCCTGCAACCCGCCTATGTCGTCGGCCGGCGCTGGGACGTGCTTGCCTGGAACCCGGCGGCGGTCGCGGTATTCGGCGATTATGGTCTGCTCGAGGGAGATGCCCGCAACATCGTCCATATGGTGTTCACAAATCCACACCACCGCCGCTTGCTGGTCGACTGGGAGGAGCTTGCCCGCGTGGTGCTCGCATCGTTTCGCGCCGAAAGCGCCAAATATGTCGGCGACCCGGACTTCGATCGGCTGATCGCGCTGATGATGCGATCGAGCCCGGAGTTCCGCGACTGGTGGCCTCGGCGGGACGTGGCGCGAAGGCTGACCGGCCTGAAGCACGTCCGGCACCCCACGGCCGGCGCGATGGCCTTCGAGCATATGAGCCTGTCGATCGACGATGGTTCCGACATGCGGCTGGTCGTCTACACGCCGCTCGCCGAGCAGAACTCGGTCGCCAAGCTGCAGACATTGCTGGACGCGCTGCCGGCGGAGCGGCGCAGCGCCTGA
- a CDS encoding endonuclease domain-containing protein gives MPRTRVSFEMRQKARALRVHATKGESLLWYELRELKAAGIKFRRQCPIGPYIVDFACLGVKLIVEVDGDMHEHEKGKRHDAVRDASLRSLGFDVFRVDEPDVINSAWHVAQVVKGKVESMSGDPTRPLRGHPPLEGEGDVGAPQSIGF, from the coding sequence ATGCCCCGTACCCGCGTGAGCTTCGAAATGCGCCAGAAAGCGCGTGCGCTTCGAGTTCACGCGACCAAGGGCGAATCGCTGTTGTGGTACGAGCTGCGCGAGCTGAAAGCGGCTGGCATCAAGTTTCGCCGCCAGTGCCCGATCGGCCCCTATATCGTCGACTTTGCTTGCCTCGGGGTAAAGCTGATCGTGGAGGTCGACGGTGATATGCACGAGCATGAGAAGGGCAAACGCCACGATGCCGTTCGTGATGCGTCTCTGCGTTCGCTCGGCTTTGATGTCTTCCGTGTTGACGAGCCCGATGTCATAAATAGCGCGTGGCATGTCGCGCAGGTGGTCAAGGGGAAGGTCGAGTCTATGTCAGGCGACCCCACCCGACCGCTTCGCGGCCACCCTCCCCTCGAGGGGGAGGGGGACGTTGGCGCCCCGCAATCGATAGGGTTTTAG